In Entelurus aequoreus isolate RoL-2023_Sb linkage group LG02, RoL_Eaeq_v1.1, whole genome shotgun sequence, one genomic interval encodes:
- the LOC133641855 gene encoding THAP domain-containing protein 2-like: MISKRFGLLKTSYIMIQEIAGFVFTELRLPVKMPDFCAAYGCSNRRSLKTRTRGITFHRFPKTGERKRQWELALRRDGFVASGRTVLCSEHFRSEDFDRTGQTVRLKDGVVPTIFNFPAHLQRPIATRSTTTARRAEDNLPMDLSQDEPQPDVQQGATGDTQYGIDSHHHTLVTLVVSLFFKLRLHHIAKINTLSLQSGNMRQKLTKAVLFKGH, translated from the exons ATGATTTCCAAGCGGTTTGGTTTGTTAAAAACATCTTACATTATGATACAGGAAATTGCTGGCTTTGTGTTTACAGAACTACGCCTACCAGTGAAGATGCCTGACTTTTGTGCAGCCTACGGATGCTCTAATCGCCGTAGTCTCAAAACGAGAACCCGTGGGATCACCTTTCACCG GTTTCCCAAAACCGGAGAGAGGAAGAGGCAGTGGGAACTTGCCCTAAGAAGGGATGGTTTTGTTGCCTCTGGCAGGACAGTGCTCTGCAGTGAGCACTTTAGGAGTGAGGATTTTGACAGGACGGGGCAGACTGTCCGGCTTAAAGATGGTGTTGTGCCAACAATTTTCAACTTTCCAGCTCATCTTCAAAGG CCGATAGCAACAAGAAGCACAACCACTGCTAGAAGAGCGGAAGACAACCTGCCAATGGACTTGTCTCAGGATGAACCTCAGCCTGATGTT CAACAGGGAGCCACTGGAGACACACAGTATGGCATTGACAGTCACCACCATACGCTGGTAACATTAGTTGTGTCCCTGTTTTTCAAGCTAAGGCTGCACCACATTGCAAAAATCAATACTCTGAGCTTACAGAGTGGCAACATGAGACAGAAGCTCACCAAAGCAGTCCTTTTCAAAGGGCATTAG